The genomic segment GGCCGTGAGCAGGTACTGCCTCAGCTCGCCGACCGTCTCAGCTATCGAGTCGGCGCCCGCCTGCACCAGCTCCTCCTTTGTGCCGTATCCGTACGATACGCCTATCGTGGGGCAGGAGCACTTCTTGGCCGCCTCGATGTCCACCCCGCGATCGCCTATGACGAAGGCCTTCTTGATCGACTCCTTCTTCATGACGTGCTTGAGGAGGTCCGATTTGTTGGAGCGAACGCCGCCCAGCTCGCTGCCGTAGACCGAGGTGAACAGCGGCTTGATGCCCAGGTGATCCAGCACCATGTCGCACGATACCTGCGGCTTGATGGATGCCACCACGATCCTTCCACGGTGGGAGACCGCCTCGAGCAGCCCCACGATCCCGGGGTAGAGCCTGTGCTCGGCGATCCCCTCCTTGTGGAAGCGCTCCCTGTAGGAATCGACGCACTGCTTGAGGAACCGCTTGTCCTTCCTGCCCGTGATCTCGGCGAAGACGGTCTCGAGGCCGAAGCCGATGTAGCGCTTGAGCCTCTCGATGGGCACCGGCTTGATGCCGTGCTTCTTGAGCGCGAAGTTTATGCAGCGCGGGATGGCGGTGCCCGGATTGACCACCGTGCCGTCCAGATCGAAGATGAAGTTGATTGTGCTGGCCATAGCGGCGCTCTATATCCTGAGTGGCTTTAGCCTTTCAAGTGAAAAGTGGCAATTAGCTGATTTTATTAATGATTAGTGGCATTTCAGGAAAGAGGGGCAGTCTGGCCGCAGTTTTTGCTCCCCGGAAATTCAGCCCCAACAAGGAGCCGTTACATAATTCGCAGTAATTTCCAATAAAAATAAGATAAGCATTAATGTATATTATTATTTATTAATTTAAATACTTGGTTTTTATAAACTAATCAGCTCGTCATCCAGGTCTTTGCGCCGGCTCAGCCTCACCTGTTTGACAGGTTCGACCTTCACGAACGGCGAGAGCTCGTCGGGAACACCCCCGCCCGAATTCCATCCGGAGGACTTTGCCAGCGCCTTGAACGAGCCCCAGTTTATGTCAGCGACCTTGTCCCAGAGACCCAGGGCATGCATCGCATGCTCAAAGCGGTCGCGGCTGATCTCCTCCTTCTTCGGATAGCTGATCCTGAAGTCGTCCTTTATGGTGAGGAAGTGGGTGTCGCCGAAGA from the Pseudomonadota bacterium genome contains:
- a CDS encoding HAD hydrolase-like protein, with protein sequence MASTINFIFDLDGTVVNPGTAIPRCINFALKKHGIKPVPIERLKRYIGFGLETVFAEITGRKDKRFLKQCVDSYRERFHKEGIAEHRLYPGIVGLLEAVSHRGRIVVASIKPQVSCDMVLDHLGIKPLFTSVYGSELGGVRSNKSDLLKHVMKKESIKKAFVIGDRGVDIEAAKKCSCPTIGVSYGYGTKEELVQAGADSIAETVGELRQYLLTAT